DNA sequence from the Nicotiana tomentosiformis chromosome 3, ASM39032v3, whole genome shotgun sequence genome:
TGCAGCTGTTTAATTGTGTAAGGAATCTGAGAAATTCTACATACTACTCCCTTCAGGGGGAATTCCTAGTCagccttttttcttcttcttataaCCATAGTGTCGGGTCAGCTTGCCTgcacgcacctcgactaattcctcGGGATATCTGACGCCTTCCACCAACACAGTATCAGGTGACTCTGTTCCCCAAAGTTTGGACAGATGAGAAGAAATCACATAGTGTTTTTGCCTTCAATgtgatttgaacctgagacctcatggttctcaacccacttcattgaccactaggccacacccttgggttcCCTACTCAGTCTTCTTCCTCTTCTATTTGTATGTAGCCCAATAGCACTATATAGAAATACTAACTTAAAAGAGTTTCTTTGTTTTGAACCCATTTATCGTGCTTTGTCTGCTATAGTAACATTCATTTTCCACATAGAAGGACTATTAATGTTTGCGGCTTTGCGCTGGTAGGAAGACAGGTATGTGATTATGTTGCTACTTATAGAGGGAGAGTAAGCAGGTCATGCTCACAAATTTCTTTTGTCAATGTCCTATTCATGAATTTAATATTGTGGGTTTACCAACAAATGTGAGTCACCTGATGTTAGATTAAAGCCCCTGATAGGTCTAATGGCATGAAGGAATCTGAATAATCATTTAGTGAAAGTGCATCTGGATAGGATCTGAAAACCTGATGCACCTCATTAAGCAGTATTACTCTACTAAGATGATAACACTTGCTTGTCATTTTGAAGTTGGAATTAGTCTTAGATTTGATTTGACTGAAAGAATTTTTTAAATTGAAGCGCATATACAGGGCAAGGTCAGTCATCTGAGTGTTTGGACTATTCATTCAGAAAACCTGTTTGAAGTGGGTGAGAATTTGATATGTGCACATTTTGGTGGATTCTTTACTGTTTTCtgtatattttgaaaataatcgcGAGGATGGGGACACTACCTGCTTGTTATCTTCGTCTGGCTGTTTCTAGATAAAATTCTAATGTAGTTGGTAGTGGATTTTTTTAATGAACTGACCAGAACGCATAGTTTGAAAATGTTGCTTGTCCTTTGCAGCATCTGCGGGCTTCTCATTTGTAACAAGGGAGAGAAAAGTAGTTAATAGACAgcagcttctttatttttcttcaacTCTTTTGGTAATGTTAATAATTTGGTTTTATTCTTTGACTGttgtatgtaaagctaaacataAAGATACGAGGAGTCTATTTATGAAATATCATTTTCTCGTtcagtatgtgtatattataTATCTTTATTTTTACCGTATGTCTGTTGAAAGCCCGTTtatctttgatattattttactaTTGGCTTCCATTTCTTTCCCTTCTAAGGTTTACCATTCATTGTTCTGTATCCAATCAATTTGGACTATAATTGCAGGTTCTGGTTGTTGGGGGTGGTGATGGTGGAGTTCTAAGGGAAATTTCTCGACATAGCTCCGTGGAGCTGATTGATATTTGTGAGATTGATAAAATGGTTATAGATGTGAGTAACAGATGCAACATACATGAAGTTAGTGTTTTTGTTGAGTGTTGTCTAAAAACATATATTGTATTTTCTTGTGTTGCAGGTCAGTAAAAAGTTTTTCCCCTACTTGGCTATTGGCTTTGAGGATCCTCGTGTCAATCTTCATGTTGGTGATGGTATGGACGCTTCATGTACATCATCTTAGTAGTATGAATCTTGGGAAGGCATCACTTCCAATATATTTCCCTACTCTTACCATTTGGTTTTTAGTTTTTTGGGAGAATACTTGGGAGGCTGAGAAGCCTGGGATAAAGATAGCACAAGGCCAGAGTAACATATTATTCCTCTGGCACATGATGTTTTGCCTCCATACGGATGGGAATATCTGCCTTTTTTAATTTTCATTCCAGAAATTTTAATTCCCTGTTTTGTCAGTTTTATATCTAGTCCAGCTGTATATGACAGTGATCCTTTTCTGAATGATTTTGACAGCTGTTGAGTTTCTACGGAATACCCCTGAAGGGAAGTATGATGCTATCATAGTTGATTCATCAGATCCTGTTGGTATGTCAGTTTCATCTTCTTAATTGTTCTATACCTTCGTTTTTAAGAGTCAATTTTAGCAGCTATATGTTGTAGTCTTTTATCCCCTGACCAAAATGGGGCAGTGCTTGTTGATTAGGTACATGTTAATTTTCGTTTAGAAAATTGAAGATAGAGCCTATGGTGCACTGATTTGCAAGGATGGAAAAATTCTATGCATGTTAGGGTAGATATCACCGTCTTTTGTTGGACAGTTCAGTGGTTCTTTTGTTTGatattttcttgtttttcttggaTGTCTTTGGCCAGTGTATGAATCAACTCTATAGTATATACTCTTGTTTGGATTTGGAAATAATCAAACCAATAAGCTCTAGTTTAATTGATCTCAATGTCTTCCATTAGGTCCGGCTCAAGAGCTTGTGGAAAAACCATTCTTTGCAACGATAGCAAGGGCATTAAGACCTGGCGGTGTACTTTGCAACATGGCAGAGAGCATGTGGCTTCATACACATCTTATTCAGGATATGATCTCAATTTGCCGTGAAACATTTAGTTCTGTTCATTATGCATGGGCCAGTGTTCCTACATATCCTAGGTAATTCATGAATTTAACAGCAAGAGATTTGCAAGCTAATTTtaccttttcttttatttaattgTTTCTCTAGTAGGATGGAAATTTTTAAGCATGCTTTCACTTAATGGTTATTGAGGATTTTTGCTGTATATATTATACAGTGGTGTTATTGGGTTTCTTCTGTGCTCGACCAAGGGACCACCTGTTGATTTTAAGCACCCTGTTAATCCTATTGAGAAACTAGAGGGAGCTCTTCAGCACCAGAGGGAGCTTAGATTTTACAATTCTGAGGTAACTTCTTCTCTCCTATTAAGCAATTTCAGATTATGCTACTCATGAAATCATCAAAATCTTTTCTTTCAAATTGTCTAAGCTGGATTGACTTGTTGTACGCTAAGCACTGAGACTTACTTGGCTTTGTGTCTTATACAATGATTCGGGATAAAGATATTAGTGTATTTTCTTATTGGATCTTGCTGTACTTTTTAATCTCTTTTTGTAGATTGTCACGGGAATCAGTCTATGGTAATGTTAGAGGGGTTATGCTGTTACCATTTAGATATAGGACAAAGGTTAAGATAGAAAAATATGCTCTGAGCATAGTATATATTGGTTAATTCCATTTGAGCTTGCACTGACATTAAAGTTAAATTTAGAAATTTGAACATGCTGCTGAATGTCATTGTTGCATTTGGTGCTTTGTTGGAAATTAGTCTCCAAATATCTGAAGACCAAGGCTGAATTCATTTTCATCCTCCCTCCATACTCCCCCCTCGCCCCAGAAAAGTAACCATAAAAACTGCCATTTTTTCCTCTGACACAATATATCATTCCTTTGACAGATGCATGAAGCTGCCTTTGCGTTGCCCTCCTTTGTAAGGAGGGAGGTGAGCTATCTCCGTGATGTCCCACCTACTGAAGGAGTTAAGATTTAACTTATTTTGCATTTTCTGTGAAGTTATTACCCATTTCATTTCCTTGCTGCTGGAGTTGCACAAGGGTATCAGCGGTAGACTGATGGGACTTGTCGCACTAGTAGCAGCAGGAGATGTAGATGCGGTGATTTATCTGTGTAGCTGGTATTGGTATTGAAGACATGAGCATGCACTATGCCAAGTTTTAGTACTGCTATATCTATTGTTGACTTGTTGGACTAGGTACTCGTCTCTTAGTTGATATTGAGATATGAATAAATACGTTCTTCGCTATCTAGTCAAGTTACGTAGTTGGGGGTCTGACTGCAGGCATGTTGTTTAGTGTGCTTTTACGGGCAAGGCCTCTCTGATCCCTTACGCTTGGGTGTTGCCTGGAGCAATTAGTTAACAACTTAGGTATGGTATATGTTGCTTTGGAAACTGTTAAAATGGAATAAATTAGTTGTGAATTATCTAATGCGGTCAAGGATTCGGTTATCGGTTATTTCAACGAACTTATACgccactattttttttatttttaatttatctaTGTGTATAGCAATGTTAACTGTTTTGAACCGTCTCAGTATGTCTTGATATTCTTTGGTATTTGCCTTTGTTTGATCTTTGGTACTTTAATTTGAAAAGTCATATTCCATGGTATTTAAGTCTCATTTGTCATAGATAAAACAAATCAAAACTATAACTGTGAAATGAATTTGAATGCATTAATCATTCTTTTTCAGTATTGTCTCATTTAATGCAGTTGGGAAATGAAGTGTTCATATAGAATGAAGATCATTTAGCAGTAAGTACCAAAGTCACAATTTGTCACTTGAAATACATTTTTTGTAGCAAAGGGTATTACCAAAAAAAAAGGCGGAACTCGTAGTTTGTTTAAACCGATGGATATATATGGTTATTTAAGTTTTGGACTTCTGCTGTTTAATTTATAAGTGTATATTTTCATATGTTAGTACTTTCTATGTAGTGATTAGATATATTTTCTGTTTGTTTTATAACGTTGAAGTTCATTCTTGTTTTCAGATACAATTATAGACTAAATACTAAGGTATGTATTTATAAAAAAGAAACTCGTTTGATCAGTTTTGTCCGGTTTGAAGAAAATCTTTTAACACTCCTATACATTGTTCATCCGGTTTCTTTGATGCCATTACTTCCCCCAGTCTCAACGAATGTTCTAGTAATAAATTAACCGACAATAACATGAATATCCATATTagccatgacttcttgaatatgattacTTTTGTAAGAATTTCTAATTTCTCAAATTTAAAAAGTTTttgcaaatgtaaaagttaaatcaattaattattcatatttgacccatttttaaaaagttcattatccaacctctTTAAGTGGATAATATAGATAAATAACTATTTTCTTAATCCATTTTGCCACCGCTGTAAACCAACTAAATAAGGAACGCAAATAATGCTACAGTAGCAGTAGACAATCAGAAGAATTATACAAAGTGTTATTCCGTCATACTGCAAGATGGTGGACATTTTCAAATGGAGTGCCATAAACGCTGTTTCCATCTCTATTTACTGGTCGAACATACAGATCTGTTCAATTCAATGACAATTACACTGATGTTATCTTCACTACCGCGAGCAATTGCTAATTCTGCAAGGAAGGAAGCTGCCTGTGCGGCAAGACTTTCTTTCTTGACTTCACTTGTCTGCTCATCTTTCTCGTCTGTCTTACTGTGGGATTTGCTTTGTCGGGAGCACCTCTTCATTTGACCATTCAAACATCTTCTTGTAATGTCACATGCAACATCGTTTGGAATGACATCCCATAGTCCATCACTTGCAAGTATTAAGAACTCATCTGCATCAGTCCTTTTGCTCACCTTGACTTCAGGATCTGGTATCACATATGGTTTAAGGTAGGTATCACCTGCATCAATTTGACATTATAACTTATGGATTGAAGATCTACTGCACAATAATGTTGGACCGACTCCACCACATCAGAGGCATGTAAATTTGATATATATGGCAATAAGCTTAGCATTCCACCTACCTATGGATCTTGAAGTAGCAAGAACTCCTAAGACTCGATGTCCATTCCAATTTATAACTTTTCCACCCGATTTTTCAATTCTATCCAGCTCATCGGGTCTGTTAGGCTGCGTACAAGAAGTTAGTCAACAAAACCACTCATAAATAAAAACGAATTCACTTCAAAATTAAATCTACCTGGCTAGCAAATTACAAATTTAAATAATGTCCAGTAAGTTGGGTATCAACTTAAGTTAATTGAGCCCTATCGTGACTCATTGTTCGTTTAATAATATGAAGAACATCCAATAATATTGTATACCTTTGGCCAGTTAAGATCATAGTAATAATACTTAATAGGTGAAAATGCAAAGAAAATCGAGAGTAACGTGTCTAATAAACCTGATCAAATTAAAGCAACAAAATTCTTCGGCTTCTACTTTCAACAGAATGCCCCTACCTCTACATGAGGATAATCCATATGGTAATCTTTTATTCATCAACTGGCGTGTATGTTCTAGAGTTGCAGCAATGAATATACACTTGTCAAATTGTCGTATCTAAGGTTATTAAAAGGTATGTAAAGGTTGCCAGGTTTGTCGTTAGGACTTGCGAGAGACCATATCCCGAGGACTTACAataacaagaataaaaagaaaataatactAATAACAAGAAATCAGCTTTGGTCTTTCATCAATTGGTTAATACTTTCGGCTATATTCGGAACCAAATCTTCTTAAAAAATATTAGAAGAGAGAAAATTGTATTTTTAGTGAATTATAGTATTTGAATAGCCTAAAACATCGAAAAAAGTATTCCTGTTACAGAAGAGAGAAAATTGTATAGTCAGTGAATTCGATTTAAATAGCGTGAACCACGCTAAATGTTAGTACCGATATATTTTTCCTTT
Encoded proteins:
- the LOC104089202 gene encoding spermine synthase, translating into MEHDAGRGLDNLKIMDGKESKNAHANGSNKAVVVPNCCLKARVYDPVLEANCHSTVVSGWFSQPPRPSSDEKERVLYFNNPMWPGEAHSLKVEKTLFKGKSEFQEVLVFESASYGKVLVLDGIVQLTEKDECAYQEMIAHLPLCSIKSPRNVLVVGGGDGGVLREISRHSSVELIDICEIDKMVIDVSKKFFPYLAIGFEDPRVNLHVGDAVEFLRNTPEGKYDAIIVDSSDPVGPAQELVEKPFFATIARALRPGGVLCNMAESMWLHTHLIQDMISICRETFSSVHYAWASVPTYPSGVIGFLLCSTKGPPVDFKHPVNPIEKLEGALQHQRELRFYNSEMHEAAFALPSFVRREVSYLRDVPPTEGVKI